From the genome of Microtus pennsylvanicus isolate mMicPen1 chromosome 20, mMicPen1.hap1, whole genome shotgun sequence, one region includes:
- the Ccer1 gene encoding coiled-coil domain-containing glutamate-rich protein 1, whose protein sequence is MTQTVNEREDPLNLGGGGWASSIPLRTWSSYHRRQRGSQMSKRRYRDGTKSEYEAPRKQPKQQHSPGPWYQPPRGPYWAVSSNWGRCGEPWRPPLMAVHSPLCPAQMIRAYGLHPVCLCCCCYCSGPWNPCWERPPGRKKRWGRRSRGLRRHPRRSFPRSPPIDLSKLLRPVNLYGWRAPGMRAPRNTTQFIMNQVYEDMRQQEKMERQQAVLRAQQAQSSGTTPGDFTVNEAPHCSVEEDAQMPEDLYGFMQDPSLTFSPAPVQQIPSPTPQRVEEEEKNDDEECGEVCDEKEESEEEDEEEDREAENEDVDEEEVEEADNMEGGEDDQEEEDMLEEEGLEAGQQREEDKFLPLGMPLSILVGDEEERENFINYDLLSREQRIPNVPEADLFMVPDIGH, encoded by the coding sequence ATGACCCAGACGGTCAACGAAAGGGAAGATCCCCTCAATCTGGGCGGAGGCGGTTGGGCATCCTCCATTCCATTGCGCACTTGGTCCTCCTATCATCGAAGGCAGAGGGGCTCTCAGATGTCCAAGCGGCGGTACCGTGATGGCACCAAATCTGAGTACGAGGCTCCCAGGAAACAACCCAAGCAACAGCATAGCCCTGGCCCATGGTACCAACCGCCCAGAGGGCCCTATTGGGCGGTGTCCTCCAACTGGGGACGCTGTGGAGAGCCCTGGCGCCCACCTCTGATGGCAGTCCATAGCCCCCTGTGCCCAGCGCAGATGATCCGAGCCTACGGTCTGCACCCGGTTTGCCTTTGCTGCTGTTGCTACTGTAGCGGGCCCTGGAACCCCTGTTGGGAGAGACCCCCTGGCAGAAAGAAGCGCTGGGGACGTAGGAGCCGTGGCCTGCGCCGCCATCCTCGTCGCTCCTTCCCGAGGAGCCCACCTATAGACCTGAGCAAGCTGCTGCGGCCGGTCAACCTTTACGGGTGGCGGGCACCTGGGATGAGAGCGCCTCGGAACACCACTCAGTTCATCATGAACCAGGTCTATGAAGACATGAGGCAGCAAGAGAAGATGGAGCGCCAGCAGGCGGTGTTGAGAGCGCAGCAAGCCCAGTCCAGTGGCACAACGCCGGGAGACTTCACTGTCAACGAGGCGCCTCACTGCAGCGTCGAGGAAGACGCCCAAATGCCTGAAGATCTGTATGGCTTCATGCAGGATCCCTCTCTAACCTTCAGTCCTGCTCCAGTGCAGCAAATCCCGTCTCCCACCCCACAGCgggtagaggaggaggagaaaaatgatGATGAGGAGTGTGGAGAGGTGTGTGATGAAAAggaggagagtgaggaggaggacgaggaggaggataGAGAGGCAGAGAATGAAGATGTGGATGAGGAGGAAGTCGAAGAGGCTGACAATATGGAAGGAGGAGAAGACGACCAAGAAGAGGAGGATATGTTggaagaggaggggctggaggcgggacagcagagagaggaagacaaattTTTGCCTCTGGGAATGCCTTTGTCAATCCTAGTAGGGGacgaagaggaaagagagaacttTATAAACTATGACTTATTAAGCCGAGAACAAAGAATTCCCAATGTGCCGGAGGCAGATCTGTTTATGGTACCGGACATCGGACATTAG